The following proteins are co-located in the Pararge aegeria chromosome 3, ilParAegt1.1, whole genome shotgun sequence genome:
- the LOC120637130 gene encoding 5'-AMP-activated protein kinase subunit gamma-2-like produces the protein MDPILENEGAMSDSSSSKYGKSRRKKKKNLDEAQNESQTVVGDKKKFVVTTLSTSDDQNVPSERLPQSNVHTIHFGTRGVESQRPHVRSIFKDKPAETSRPSSAERETSNKKEYETFHGTSSSPRSSIFDIFRIRRKSDSKKHQSLIQNVKGALAGTSKESPETSKVEQSSLDPKESHKKYYYTVTGASSSRKTSPITRVMDIFRSKPHPQSDQSATDTTKKKNAKQVRRSSIGTTSPTYHKNSYASLDPVQAKQLFREVRGLPKYDPYLSIVQISLGGRDKTRLLLNFFKYHKCYEILPKSAKVIIFDTQFPVRKTFPTLVSHGIRSAPLWDATKKSLVGMITVTDFIRILLLHEKENWSMDDFEKHTLHNWRKILRPTRKPLCSLSPDQSLHDAINLLSKNRVHRLLMIDPFTGDVLYILSHKRILRFLFVYLNEFPELTFFHKNMLDLNIGTYDDIVSVTDDTTIQEAFQLLLEKDISALPILDENGVLINVYAKYEVLNLVTEKLYLNLSLTIGEVRNKKKDWEEKLQKCLSSITLYEALEIIVRTESHRLLLVNKDDKLVGIVSLSDILVYLNRVIPTEKKISSLQEIFRPLEVNKVPESLKESENEVITITVPNIQAQTVPETNEVTCESNSSIENNIEETITNNVETEVEKASPKSDKIEIEEAELDEVPQSQ, from the coding sequence ATGGATCCTATATTAGAAAATGAAGGGGCAATGTCAGACTCCTCTAGCAGCAAATATGGAAAATCAAGAcgcaaaaagaaaaagaatctAGATGAAGCGCAAAACGAGAGTCAAACCGTAGTAGGTGACAAGAAAAAATTCGTGGTTACTACATTATCTACTTCAGATGATCAAAATGTTCCGTCTGAACGGTTACCACAAAGTAACGTGCATACTATACACTTCGGAACACGGGGTGTTGAATCACAACGGCCACATGTTAGATCGATCTTCAAGGATAAGCCAGCTGAAACATCCAGACCATCAAGTGCAGAGAGGGAGACATCAAATAAGAAGGAATATGAAACATTTCATGGAACGTCATCTAGTCCAAGGAGCtctatttttgatatttttaggATAAGAAGAAAAAGTGATTCAAAAAAACACCAGTCTCTCATACAAAATGTAAAAGGCGCGTTAGCTGGTACATCAAAAGAGTCTCCCGAAACATCTAAAGTTGAACAAAGTTCTTTGGACCCTAAAGAGTctcataaaaagtattattacacAGTAACGGGAGCTTCTTCTTCTCGAAAGACTAGCCCAATCACAAGGGTTATGGATATTTTTAGAAGTAAACCACATCCGCAATCTGATCAAAGTGCAACTGACACAACGAAAAAGAAAAATGCAAAGCAAGTTCGTCGTTCATCTATAGGAACCACTTCTCCTACTTATCATAAGAATTCGTATGCTTCTCTAGATCCTGTACAGGCGAAACAGTTATTTAGAGAAGTTCGTGGGTTACCTAAATATGACCCATACTTATCTATTGTTCAAATATCTTTGGGTGGAAGAGATAAGACGAGGCTactattaaacttttttaaatatcataaatgttATGAGATACTTCCTAAATCGgctaaagttattatatttgatACTCAATTTCCGGTTAGGAAAACTTTTCCTACACTCGTCTCACATGGTATTCGGTCTGCTCCGTTGTGGGACGCTACTAAAAAGTCACTAGTAGGAATGATCACTGTTACTGATTTTATTCGAATTTTGTTGCTTCACGAAAAAGAAAATTGGTCAATGGATGATTTTGAAAAACATACACTTCATAATTGGCGCAAAATCTTGCGACCAACAAGAAAACCTTTATGTAGTCTAAGCCCAGATCAGTCACTACATGATGCTATTAATTTACTAAGCAAAAATAGAGTTCATCGCCTTCTAATGATTGATCCATTTACTGGAGAtgtgttatatattttgtcTCATAAAAGAATATTACGATTCTTGTTTGTGTATCTCAATGAATTTCCTGAATTAacattttttcacaaaaatatgCTAGATTTAAATATAGGAACATATGATGACATAGTTTCTGTCACTGATGATACAACTATTCAAGAAGCTTTTCAGCTTTTATTAGAAAAAGATATTTCAGCTTTGCCTATTTTAGATGAAAATGGTGTTCTTATTAATGTATATGCTAAATATGAAGTACTCAATTTAGTaactgaaaaattatatttaaatttgtccTTAACAATAGGTGAAGTAAGAAACAAAAAGAAAGACTGGGAAGAAAAGCTACAAAAATGTCTTTCAAGTATTACCTTATACGAGGCCTTAGAAATTATAGTGAGAACTGAAAGTCATCGACTACTACTAGTTAATAAGGATGATAAACTTGTTGGAATTGTTTCACTATCGGATATTTTAGTTTATCTTAATAGAGTTATCCCTACTGAAAAAAAGATTTCATCTCTTCAAGAAATATTTCGCCCATTGGAAGTAAATAAAGTTCCTGAATCTTTAAAAGAAAGTGAAAATGAGGTGATAACGATTACAGTCCCTAATATCCAAGCGCAAACTGTACCTGAGACTAACGAAGTGACGTGTGAATCAAATAGTTCTAtcgaaaataatattgaagagaCTATTACGAATAATGTGGAGACTGAAGTAGAAAAAGCTAGTCCTAAATCAGACAAGATTGAAATAGAAGAAGCAGAATTAGATGAAGTACCCCAATCTCAAtga